The Lysinibacillus pakistanensis genome includes a window with the following:
- a CDS encoding TFIIB-type zinc ribbon-containing protein: MSTQEAENVKQVKLDFDAECPSCSASIEFNPASGKLSCPYCGYESEIAIPEKEEEKVAQEMDFAMAEERGNFNWGVEKKTVICEACAAETIYDALQVADRCPYCGSNQVMEASAKNTLAPNGVCAFEITDKQAGENFQKWIRGRWFTPRAAKISAKPDSFKGVYLPYWTFDTKTSSRYSASYGKHRTVTDKDGKTQTVTDWYSTSGFYQEFIDDHLISATTRYDRNMMRKIEPFNLLNNKAYKPEYVAGFLSERYSIGLQDGWGQAKKEIHDHLHAQITSKIRWEKNADVVSSLRFSTTHDDITYKYLMLPIWLSSFRYKEKIFRFMVNGQTGQVGGDAPISPLRVTIAVILSLVTIAIIWYFFMSE, from the coding sequence ATGTCAACACAAGAAGCTGAAAATGTTAAACAAGTAAAGCTTGATTTCGACGCTGAGTGTCCATCATGTAGTGCCTCTATTGAATTTAATCCAGCAAGCGGAAAACTTTCATGCCCTTATTGTGGCTATGAGTCTGAAATTGCAATTCCAGAAAAGGAAGAAGAAAAAGTTGCCCAGGAAATGGACTTTGCAATGGCTGAAGAACGTGGAAATTTTAACTGGGGTGTTGAGAAAAAAACAGTTATCTGTGAGGCTTGCGCAGCGGAAACAATTTATGATGCTTTACAGGTAGCTGATCGTTGTCCTTATTGTGGCTCTAATCAGGTAATGGAGGCAAGTGCAAAAAATACATTAGCACCAAATGGCGTTTGCGCTTTTGAAATTACCGATAAGCAAGCGGGTGAGAACTTTCAAAAATGGATTAGAGGAAGATGGTTTACTCCAAGAGCGGCAAAAATAAGTGCGAAGCCTGACTCCTTTAAAGGTGTATATTTACCTTATTGGACTTTTGATACGAAAACAAGCTCAAGGTATTCGGCAAGTTATGGTAAACATCGTACAGTTACTGATAAGGATGGAAAAACTCAAACTGTAACAGACTGGTATTCAACGAGCGGTTTTTATCAGGAATTTATCGATGATCATTTAATTAGTGCAACCACTCGATATGATCGCAATATGATGCGGAAAATAGAACCCTTCAATCTACTTAATAATAAAGCTTATAAACCAGAATATGTAGCTGGCTTTCTATCAGAACGATACAGTATTGGTTTACAGGATGGCTGGGGCCAAGCGAAGAAGGAAATTCATGATCATTTACATGCACAAATCACTTCTAAAATTCGTTGGGAGAAAAATGCAGACGTTGTATCCAGTTTACGTTTTTCTACTACACATGATGATATTACATATAAATATCTAATGTTACCGATTTGGCTGTCCTCGTTCCGTTACAAAGAGAAAATATTCCGTTTTATGGTGAACGGACAAACCGGTCAAGTAGGTGGAGATGCTCCGATTTCACCGCTTCGGGTCACAATTGCTGTCATTTTATCATTAGTGACGATTGCTATTATTTGGTATTTTTTTATGTCAGAATAG
- a CDS encoding SPFH domain-containing protein yields the protein MGLLKAGVGALVGVLEDQWREYFYCDSLSSDVLVEKGVKRTSKRGSNKGNDNIISNGSIIAINEGQCMMIVEQGKVVEFSAESGEYVYDTSTEPSIMYGSDLSQGIMETFKQIGKRFTFGGEPAKDQRVYYFNKKEIVGNKYGTPAPIPFRVIDRNIGLDIDIAIRCHGEYSYKIVDPLLFYTNVCGNVEREYTRDAIDSQLKTELMTALQPAFAHISASGVRYSEIPAHTVALADALNKVLSEKWLATRGLAVVSFGISSLKASEEDEAMIKQLQRNAVMRDPGMAAAHLTGAQAEAMIAAANNEGGAMAGFMGMNMAAQAGGVNAGQLYQMNEQNKQAQMAQAAAQGQTTSVSGVWTCACGHENTGKFCSNCGGAKPQEEGWTCVCGAVNKGKFCGECGTKKPSGALQYACDKCGWEPENPGNPPKFCPECGDVFDENDIK from the coding sequence ATGGGATTATTAAAAGCAGGAGTAGGCGCATTAGTAGGCGTCTTGGAAGATCAATGGCGTGAGTATTTTTACTGTGATTCTCTTTCATCGGATGTGCTGGTTGAAAAGGGTGTAAAGCGTACCTCCAAACGCGGTTCTAATAAGGGCAACGACAATATTATTAGCAATGGTTCTATTATTGCCATTAATGAAGGACAATGTATGATGATCGTTGAACAGGGGAAGGTAGTAGAATTTTCTGCAGAGTCTGGTGAGTATGTGTACGATACATCCACTGAACCTTCCATTATGTACGGCAGTGATTTATCTCAAGGAATTATGGAAACATTTAAGCAGATTGGCAAGCGATTTACATTTGGGGGTGAACCAGCAAAGGATCAACGTGTGTATTACTTTAATAAAAAAGAAATCGTAGGTAATAAATACGGGACACCAGCACCGATTCCATTCCGTGTGATTGATCGTAATATCGGTTTGGATATTGATATTGCCATTCGTTGTCATGGTGAATATTCTTATAAAATTGTTGATCCATTATTATTCTATACAAATGTTTGTGGAAATGTTGAACGTGAGTACACAAGGGATGCTATTGATAGTCAACTGAAAACGGAGCTAATGACTGCGTTACAACCAGCTTTTGCACATATTTCCGCAAGTGGAGTACGCTATAGTGAAATTCCTGCACATACAGTAGCGTTAGCAGATGCTCTTAATAAAGTGTTATCAGAAAAGTGGCTGGCAACTCGTGGATTAGCTGTTGTCTCATTTGGTATTAGTTCTTTAAAAGCATCTGAAGAAGATGAAGCAATGATTAAGCAATTGCAACGAAATGCAGTGATGCGTGATCCAGGTATGGCAGCGGCACATTTAACAGGTGCACAGGCGGAAGCAATGATTGCAGCTGCAAATAACGAGGGTGGCGCAATGGCTGGTTTTATGGGTATGAATATGGCAGCACAGGCTGGTGGGGTTAACGCTGGTCAGCTTTATCAAATGAATGAGCAAAATAAACAAGCTCAAATGGCACAAGCTGCTGCACAGGGTCAAACAACTTCAGTTTCTGGGGTATGGACATGTGCATGTGGCCATGAGAATACTGGGAAATTCTGTTCAAACTGTGGGGGAGCAAAGCCACAAGAAGAGGGTTGGACATGTGTATGTGGTGCTGTCAACAAAGGTAAATTCTGTGGTGAATGTGGAACCAAAAAACCTTCAGGGGCTTTGCAGTATGCTTGTGATAAATGTGGCTGGGAGCCTGAGAATCCTGGGAATCCTCCAAAATTCTGTCCTGAATGTGGAGATGTTTTCGATGAAAATGACATTAAGTAA
- a CDS encoding DUF423 domain-containing protein yields the protein MEILLALGAILAGFGVVLGAFGAHALKDKFSSPYYAAIWETAVQYHMYHSLGILGLGILSSDALLGASTILSWAGYLMFAGIVFFSGSLYVLALSGIKKLGAITPIGGLLFIIAWVLVAIAALS from the coding sequence ATGGAAATTCTACTTGCTTTAGGAGCTATCTTGGCTGGATTTGGTGTTGTTCTTGGTGCCTTTGGAGCACATGCTCTAAAGGATAAGTTTTCGTCTCCATACTATGCAGCAATTTGGGAAACTGCTGTGCAATATCATATGTATCACTCATTAGGCATTCTAGGTCTAGGTATTTTGTCGAGTGATGCCCTTTTAGGTGCTTCTACTATACTTTCTTGGGCAGGCTACTTAATGTTCGCTGGTATTGTGTTTTTCTCTGGCAGTTTATATGTATTAGCTTTATCAGGTATTAAAAAGCTAGGTGCAATTACGCCAATTGGTGGACTGCTATTTATCATTGCTTGGGTTCTTGTAGCTATCGCTGCGCTTTCATAA
- a CDS encoding acyl-CoA thioesterase, whose protein sequence is MFVSEKQIEIRYAETDQMGVVYHANYIIWMEIGRTQLVSDAGFEYAALEKDGYVSPVMDLSISYKAAMHYGQVATVRTWVEKHDRLRTTYGYEILHEDGTIAATAQSVHILAHKDTLRPVSLSKIDPAWDAKYKEIAREAK, encoded by the coding sequence ATGTTTGTAAGTGAAAAACAAATTGAAATCCGTTATGCTGAGACAGACCAAATGGGCGTGGTGTACCATGCAAACTACATCATTTGGATGGAAATTGGACGTACACAGCTTGTTAGTGATGCTGGCTTTGAGTATGCAGCATTAGAAAAGGACGGGTATGTGTCTCCTGTTATGGATTTATCCATTTCTTATAAGGCTGCGATGCACTATGGTCAAGTAGCTACTGTGCGTACATGGGTTGAAAAGCATGACCGTCTGCGTACGACATATGGCTATGAAATTTTACATGAAGACGGCACGATTGCAGCAACAGCACAGTCCGTACATATACTTGCACATAAAGATACATTACGTCCTGTGTCTTTAAGTAAAATTGATCCAGCATGGGATGCGAAATATAAAGAAATTGCGCGTGAGGCGAAATAG
- a CDS encoding transposase yields the protein MSQKRFNKEFKQTVVELYHSGTPVSQLSSEYGVSEVTIYKWIKLHSPIEGAEELTAAEVSSIQKENLRLKQEIEILKKAMTIFAKK from the coding sequence ATGAGTCAAAAAAGATTTAATAAAGAATTTAAACAAACTGTTGTGGAGCTTTATCACTCTGGTACACCAGTCAGTCAACTGTCTAGCGAATATGGCGTTTCTGAAGTAACTATTTATAAATGGATTAAGTTACATTCTCCAATCGAAGGTGCAGAAGAATTAACTGCAGCGGAAGTTTCTTCGATCCAAAAAGAAAATCTTCGGTTAAAGCAGGAGATTGAAATCTTAAAAAAGGCTATGACCATATTCGCGAAAAAGTAA
- a CDS encoding IS3 family transposase, which translates to MCRVLKVPKSTYYQSFHKKPSVYEVENKKITGRICAIHKESDGRYGASKIHAQLLKEGVKVSIKRVQKLQYLSFYACSLPIYDSRNIMLTLEPQAFVSYLHFYIQQFSPLGSITYLRTWFTDLTYFIVYQLVIKWNYFMSYFHSCGC; encoded by the coding sequence ATGTGTCGCGTTTTAAAGGTACCCAAAAGTACGTATTATCAGTCTTTCCACAAGAAACCAAGCGTGTACGAAGTTGAAAACAAAAAAATTACAGGACGTATTTGTGCCATTCACAAAGAAAGTGATGGACGATACGGTGCGTCGAAAATACATGCACAGTTACTCAAAGAAGGCGTGAAAGTTAGTATTAAACGCGTCCAGAAACTCCAATACCTCAGCTTCTACGCGTGTAGTTTACCTATTTACGATTCACGTAACATTATGCTGACCTTAGAGCCACAAGCATTTGTGAGCTATCTACATTTCTATATTCAACAATTTTCTCCACTAGGAAGTATTACATATTTACGAACTTGGTTCACAGACCTTACTTATTTCATTGTATATCAATTAGTTATCAAATGGAATTATTTCATGAGCTATTTTCATTCGTGTGGCTGTTAG
- a CDS encoding IS110 family transposase — protein sequence MNSNTNQKINQVSEKTLVIGIDIAKRTHYACAVDERGRVLQKSFPFSQTREGFDTFYERIMALRATHEKSDVLVGFEPTGHYWMNLAAYLCAHGIPFIMVNPHHVNRSKELDDNLQTKNDQKDALVIARLMRDGRFSYPRILEGVEAELRNGTTLRAKIQEDVNALQNRMIRWLDRFFPEFTQVFKNFGKMAYAALEKTPLPMDIQGKTPEELLFLYRQVDGMKSPQLPKAKQLVEVAQSSIGLTEGLVMARIEIATLLSQYQLMQAQLDELTAQLIELAKQMTDYAYLASVPGIGDVTIVELLSEVGSLTQYEHPRQLMKLAGLTLRENSSGQHKGQKRISKRGRRKLRALLFRVMIPLIRHNEAFKQLHDYYTTRTINPLRKKQSIVVLCGKLLKILHTLCKKKVHFDVSQMMKDLYCLGEAA from the coding sequence ATGAATTCTAATACGAACCAAAAGATTAATCAAGTCTCTGAAAAAACACTCGTCATCGGTATCGATATTGCCAAGCGTACACATTATGCATGCGCGGTTGATGAAAGAGGACGCGTGCTCCAAAAATCGTTCCCTTTCTCGCAAACAAGAGAAGGTTTCGATACTTTTTATGAAAGAATAATGGCTTTACGTGCTACGCATGAAAAAAGCGATGTGTTAGTTGGTTTTGAACCTACCGGTCATTACTGGATGAATCTAGCTGCCTATCTTTGTGCCCATGGAATTCCGTTTATCATGGTGAATCCTCATCATGTCAATCGTTCCAAAGAGCTGGATGACAATCTTCAAACAAAGAATGACCAAAAGGATGCGCTCGTCATTGCACGTTTAATGCGAGATGGACGGTTTAGTTATCCACGTATTCTAGAAGGCGTGGAAGCTGAATTGCGTAATGGTACAACCTTGCGTGCCAAAATCCAAGAAGATGTAAATGCCCTTCAAAATCGAATGATTCGTTGGTTAGATCGCTTTTTTCCTGAGTTTACACAGGTATTTAAAAACTTCGGGAAAATGGCATATGCGGCGCTTGAAAAGACACCACTGCCGATGGACATTCAAGGGAAAACGCCAGAAGAATTATTATTTTTATACCGCCAAGTAGATGGAATGAAAAGTCCACAGCTACCAAAGGCAAAACAATTAGTCGAGGTGGCACAAAGCTCGATTGGACTGACAGAAGGCTTAGTGATGGCACGCATTGAAATCGCTACACTACTTTCCCAGTATCAATTGATGCAAGCTCAGCTTGATGAATTAACAGCCCAGCTGATAGAACTGGCAAAACAAATGACGGACTATGCGTATTTAGCATCAGTACCTGGTATCGGAGACGTAACGATTGTTGAGTTGCTTTCAGAAGTCGGTTCTCTCACACAATATGAGCATCCACGCCAATTAATGAAGCTAGCGGGACTCACATTACGTGAAAACTCTTCTGGACAGCATAAAGGACAAAAACGGATTTCTAAGCGTGGTAGAAGAAAACTTCGAGCTCTTTTATTCCGTGTCATGATACCGTTAATTCGTCATAATGAGGCCTTTAAGCAATTACATGATTATTACACTACACGCACCATCAATCCACTTCGAAAGAAACAATCGATTGTCGTGCTCTGTGGAAAGTTACTGAAGATTTTACACACCTTGTGCAAGAAGAAAGTACATTTTGATGTGAGCCAAATGATGAAGGACCTTTATTGTCTCGGAGAGGCAGCCTAA
- a CDS encoding RNA-directed DNA polymerase — protein sequence MKKYIDFMNEFNGDDIFEGLLGYGLFCEKLPPIFDSSNFYEYCKNNLPTFDTTCKETNYIKYESIRNTNIPRALGVPNPINYYKLCRFIGAKFVVNVDISTCFPSMYTHSLAWALAGKEYAKKNRQPSHWFNQLDFYVRGTTNGETHGLLIGPHSSNILSEIILTCVDNELTKKGWKYIRNIDDYTCFVTSNDDVQRFLVDINAELRKLNLMLNHKKTKISQLPQTSSEKWIRKLSVILTTNKKYLDYKDVKLLLDTAIELLYANNNNAAILNYVMKMIDGKQLSKNARVYYQKNILHLAIVFPYLIPLIDTYVYENQNIADEEIEDFSNIIYVEGEKTNNFEMICYALFFAVKYKFKISKISLDFILESKHCISLLLGFVYYKKVAKEKDSVKIFKELAKELIKDKDDFEENWLFVYEVLTVGFFKGDNSDWKILKKNGISFLKEDIV from the coding sequence TTGAAAAAATATATAGATTTCATGAATGAATTTAATGGTGATGATATTTTTGAAGGATTATTAGGCTATGGGTTATTTTGTGAGAAACTTCCACCTATTTTTGATAGTAGTAATTTTTATGAATACTGTAAAAACAATTTACCCACATTTGACACTACATGTAAAGAAACTAATTATATTAAATATGAAAGTATACGTAATACTAATATTCCAAGGGCTTTGGGAGTACCCAATCCAATAAATTATTATAAATTATGTCGTTTCATAGGTGCAAAATTTGTTGTTAATGTAGATATTTCTACTTGCTTTCCTAGTATGTATACACACTCATTGGCTTGGGCTTTAGCTGGTAAGGAATATGCAAAGAAAAATAGACAGCCTTCACATTGGTTTAATCAACTTGATTTTTATGTAAGAGGTACCACGAATGGTGAAACGCATGGTTTATTAATTGGACCTCATTCTTCAAATATCTTATCTGAAATTATTTTAACATGTGTAGATAATGAGTTAACTAAAAAAGGATGGAAATATATTAGAAATATAGATGATTATACATGTTTTGTAACTTCTAATGATGACGTACAAAGATTTTTAGTAGATATTAATGCTGAGCTTAGAAAGTTAAATTTGATGCTTAATCATAAAAAAACAAAAATTTCTCAATTACCTCAAACATCATCTGAAAAGTGGATTAGAAAATTGAGTGTCATATTAACTACTAACAAAAAATATTTAGACTATAAAGATGTGAAATTATTACTTGATACAGCTATTGAGTTATTGTATGCGAATAATAATAATGCAGCTATTTTAAACTATGTAATGAAGATGATTGATGGTAAGCAATTGTCTAAAAATGCACGAGTATATTATCAAAAAAATATATTACATTTAGCAATTGTATTTCCATATCTTATACCATTAATTGATACATATGTTTATGAAAATCAAAATATAGCGGATGAGGAAATAGAGGATTTTAGCAATATAATATATGTTGAAGGAGAAAAAACTAATAATTTTGAAATGATTTGTTATGCTTTATTTTTTGCAGTAAAGTATAAATTTAAAATTTCAAAAATAAGTTTAGATTTTATATTAGAATCTAAACACTGCATTAGTTTACTTTTAGGGTTTGTTTATTATAAGAAAGTAGCCAAAGAAAAGGACAGTGTAAAGATATTTAAAGAATTAGCCAAAGAATTAATTAAAGATAAAGACGATTTTGAAGAAAATTGGCTATTTGTCTATGAAGTTTTAACAGTAGGTTTTTTCAAGGGGGATAATTCGGATTGGAAAATTTTGAAGAAAAATGGCATAAGTTTTTTAAAAGAAGATATAGTTTGA